In one Candidatus Woesearchaeota archaeon B3_Woes genomic region, the following are encoded:
- a CDS encoding 6,7-dimethyl-8-ribityllumazine synthase has product MNYKIGIVYTEFNSDITLPMFEIAKEHVSFLGGTVTKIAKVPGAFDMPLAVKTILKSDVDAIVTLGAVIEGNTDHDIIVAGNSARKITDLSLEYDKPVSLGISGPKMTHADAVKRISGYTKRSVEAAFKMIKEIEGLK; this is encoded by the coding sequence ATGAATTATAAAATAGGAATAGTATATACTGAATTTAATTCAGACATAACATTGCCAATGTTTGAGATAGCAAAAGAGCATGTTAGTTTTTTAGGAGGGACTGTTACAAAGATAGCAAAAGTTCCAGGTGCGTTTGATATGCCTTTAGCAGTCAAAACAATTTTAAAATCAGATGTAGATGCTATAGTTACACTCGGAGCAGTTATTGAAGGAAATACTGATCATGATATAATTGTTGCAGGAAATTCCGCCAGAAAGATTACCGATTTGAGCCTTGAATATGATAAACCAGTATCACTTGGTATATCTGGACCCAAAATGACCCATGCAGATGCTGTCAAACGCATCTCTGGATATACTAAACGTTCTGTTGAAGCAGCATTTAAAATGATTAAAGAAATTGAAGGATTAAAATAA
- a CDS encoding riboflavin synthase: MSYVIGIADTMFARYNMSNVAIGTIKENSTETKIIRYTVPGIKDLPVACKKLLEEDKCDIAIALGMPGAQPIDKQCAHEASQGIINVQLLTNKHILEVFVHEDECKDKKELIKVFENRTIKHSLNALSLLKGKNSLQKFAGKGIRQGFDDAGPLT; encoded by the coding sequence ATGAGTTATGTGATAGGGATAGCAGATACAATGTTTGCAAGATATAACATGAGTAATGTTGCAATAGGTACAATCAAAGAAAATTCAACCGAAACTAAAATTATAAGATATACAGTTCCAGGAATAAAAGATTTACCAGTTGCATGCAAAAAATTATTAGAAGAAGACAAATGTGACATAGCTATTGCATTGGGAATGCCAGGTGCTCAACCAATTGATAAGCAATGCGCACATGAAGCAAGTCAAGGAATAATAAATGTACAGCTTTTGACAAATAAGCATATCCTTGAAGTCTTTGTTCATGAAGATGAATGTAAAGATAAAAAAGAACTAATCAAAGTTTTTGAAAATAGAACTATAAAACACTCTTTGAATGCTCTTTCTTTATTGAAAGGAAAAAATAGTTTACAGAAATTTGCAGGAAAAGGAATAAGGCAGGGTTTTGATGATGCTGGTCCTTTAACTTAA
- a CDS encoding EamA family transporter, with amino-acid sequence MIKKTNKWWPALLIIIAAMMWGIDGSVLRPALYSLQAKVVVFTEHAIAFTIMLILIIITLITNKKSSWLQKDIKSIKKLSFKRWLSVGWVAFFGGMIGTIAITKALFYVGFVPLSVPILLQKLQPIFAILLARIVLKEKPKKKFYFWAFLALIGSYFVTFGLNKPFISFENKTLMAAILGLIAAFSWGSSTVFGKNILKSLSFRAATFLRFGVTSILVFLLLILTSSLSGLSNIQPTHIMILIIIALTTGGLAIFIYYKGLQKVKASSATIYELAFPITVLILDYLLHGKILSIHQFIGATLIIISFIKITK; translated from the coding sequence ATGATTAAAAAAACAAATAAATGGTGGCCAGCACTTTTAATTATTATTGCTGCAATGATGTGGGGTATAGATGGAAGTGTACTAAGACCAGCACTATACTCTCTTCAGGCAAAAGTTGTTGTATTTACAGAACACGCTATCGCATTCACTATAATGCTTATTTTAATCATAATAACATTAATCACTAATAAAAAATCTTCTTGGCTTCAAAAAGATATTAAAAGTATTAAAAAACTCTCTTTCAAAAGATGGCTTTCTGTCGGATGGGTTGCTTTTTTCGGAGGTATGATCGGAACAATAGCAATAACAAAGGCATTGTTTTATGTTGGATTTGTACCTTTATCAGTCCCTATACTACTACAAAAACTTCAGCCTATTTTCGCAATCTTACTTGCTAGAATTGTTTTAAAAGAAAAACCAAAAAAGAAATTTTACTTTTGGGCTTTCTTAGCTTTAATTGGAAGTTATTTTGTAACTTTTGGTTTGAATAAACCATTTATAAGTTTTGAAAACAAAACATTAATGGCAGCAATACTTGGATTAATAGCTGCATTTTCATGGGGTTCTTCAACAGTTTTTGGTAAGAATATCTTGAAAAGTCTAAGTTTTAGAGCAGCAACATTCTTAAGATTTGGAGTAACATCTATTTTGGTTTTTTTGCTGTTAATACTAACCTCTTCTTTGTCAGGACTAAGTAATATACAACCAACCCATATTATGATATTAATTATTATAGCACTAACAACAGGGGGATTAGCAATATTCATCTACTATAAAGGATTACAAAAAGTAAAAGCCTCTTCAGCAACAATCTATGAACTTGCATTTCCCATTACTGTATTAATTTTAGATTACCTACTTCACGGAAAAATATTATCAATACATCAATTTATAGGAGCAACACTAATCATAATATCATTTATTAAGATTACTAAATAG
- a CDS encoding alanine--tRNA ligase encodes MNALELKKKYIEFFKSKHHALIDSASLIPEHDPTVLFTTAGMHPLVPFLTGQPHPLGKRIVDVQKCIRTGDIDEVGDSTHLTFFEMLGNWSFGDYFKKDAIEWSFEFLTEVLMFDVSKLYITCFKGDKDAPKDIESAGIWESLGIPKERIFFLPKKDNWWGPAGKTGPCGPCTEMFIDTGKKSCGSDCKPGCNCGKYFEIWNDVFMEYDKVGEDKFVKLKQQNVDTGMGVERTIAMLQGKNNVYETEIFIPIIDEIKKLSNIKKFNKEQMNSVMIISDHVKASTFILGDERGVVPSNLDQGYILRRFIRRAIRHGKLLGIEKGLCEPLAKSVIDMYKTDYPELNKNKKFILDELSKEEEKFRDTLEKGLRQFEKINSKGKISGKDAFFLFQSYGFPIEMTEELAKERKQTVDVKCFDKEFEKHQELSRVGAEKRFKGGLSESSEITAKLHTATHLLGEALRKVLKNPNIKQKGSNITPERLRYDFNFDRKLTPEEKKAVEDEVNKVIQKKLKVTSEEMKLDKALKSGAQSEFGAKYPSKVTVYSIGDYSKEICMGPHIKNISELGHFKIKKEESSAAGIRRIKAVLE; translated from the coding sequence ATGAATGCTTTAGAACTAAAAAAGAAATATATTGAATTTTTTAAGAGCAAACACCATGCTCTAATAGATTCTGCTTCTCTTATTCCAGAGCATGATCCGACTGTGTTGTTTACAACAGCTGGAATGCATCCTTTAGTCCCTTTTTTAACAGGACAACCCCATCCTTTAGGAAAAAGGATAGTTGATGTTCAGAAGTGCATTAGAACAGGGGATATAGATGAAGTTGGCGATTCTACTCATTTAACTTTTTTTGAGATGCTTGGAAACTGGAGTTTTGGAGATTATTTTAAAAAAGATGCAATTGAATGGAGTTTTGAATTTTTGACAGAAGTTTTAATGTTTGATGTTTCTAAATTATATATCACTTGTTTTAAAGGAGATAAAGATGCTCCTAAAGATATTGAATCTGCTGGAATATGGGAATCATTAGGAATACCTAAGGAGAGAATCTTTTTTTTGCCTAAGAAAGATAATTGGTGGGGTCCTGCTGGAAAAACAGGCCCCTGTGGTCCTTGTACAGAGATGTTTATAGATACTGGGAAAAAATCATGCGGTTCAGATTGTAAACCTGGTTGTAACTGCGGGAAATATTTTGAAATATGGAACGATGTTTTTATGGAGTATGATAAAGTAGGAGAAGATAAATTTGTTAAGTTAAAACAACAAAATGTTGATACTGGAATGGGTGTTGAAAGAACAATTGCCATGTTACAAGGCAAAAACAATGTTTATGAAACAGAAATCTTTATTCCTATTATTGATGAAATAAAAAAATTATCTAATATTAAAAAATTCAATAAAGAACAAATGAATAGTGTTATGATTATATCAGATCATGTGAAAGCATCAACATTTATTCTTGGAGATGAGAGGGGAGTTGTGCCTAGTAATCTTGATCAAGGTTATATTCTTAGAAGGTTTATTAGAAGAGCTATTAGACATGGAAAACTTTTAGGAATTGAAAAGGGATTATGCGAACCTCTTGCAAAGAGTGTAATTGATATGTATAAAACTGATTATCCAGAGCTTAATAAAAATAAAAAATTTATTTTGGATGAATTATCAAAAGAAGAGGAGAAATTTAGAGATACTTTAGAAAAAGGTTTAAGACAATTTGAAAAAATTAATAGTAAAGGAAAGATTTCTGGAAAAGATGCATTCTTTTTATTCCAAAGTTATGGGTTTCCAATAGAAATGACTGAAGAGCTTGCTAAAGAAAGAAAACAAACTGTTGATGTAAAATGTTTTGATAAAGAGTTTGAGAAACATCAGGAATTGTCGAGGGTAGGAGCAGAGAAGAGATTTAAAGGCGGCTTAAGTGAATCATCTGAAATAACTGCTAAGCTTCATACTGCAACGCATTTGCTTGGAGAAGCATTAAGAAAAGTTTTGAAAAATCCAAATATAAAACAAAAAGGGAGTAACATAACTCCTGAAAGACTTAGATATGATTTTAATTTTGATAGAAAATTAACACCAGAAGAGAAGAAAGCTGTTGAGGATGAAGTGAATAAAGTTATTCAGAAAAAATTAAAAGTTACAAGTGAGGAAATGAAATTAGACAAGGCATTGAAATCAGGTGCACAATCAGAGTTTGGCGCAAAGTATCCTTCGAAAGTAACTGTTTATTCTATTGGAGATTATTCAAAAGAGATTTGTATGGGTCCCCATATAAAAAATATTTCTGAATTAGGTCATTTTAAGATAAAAAAAGAAGAGAGTTCTGCTGCAGGTATTAGAAGAATTAAAGCTGTTTTAGAATAA
- a CDS encoding nascent polypeptide-associated complex protein encodes MIPGMNQRKMQQMMRKMGMQQTEIEAKEVVIRCQDKEIVIENPQVSKVNMMGQETFQIVGTPVEKELTKEPEINQDDIKTVMDQANCDEETAKKAIQENKGDLAASIISLKKE; translated from the coding sequence ATGATACCTGGAATGAACCAGAGAAAAATGCAGCAGATGATGCGAAAGATGGGTATGCAGCAAACAGAAATAGAAGCAAAAGAAGTTGTTATAAGATGTCAGGATAAAGAAATTGTAATTGAAAATCCTCAGGTTTCTAAAGTTAATATGATGGGACAGGAAACATTTCAAATAGTAGGAACTCCTGTAGAAAAAGAATTAACTAAAGAACCAGAAATAAATCAAGACGATATAAAAACAGTAATGGACCAAGCAAACTGTGATGAAGAAACAGCAAAAAAAGCCATTCAAGAAAATAAAGGGGATTTGGCTGCTTCCATAATATCATTAAAAAAAGAATAA